Within the Streptomyces vilmorinianum genome, the region CGCCCGCGCCACCGGCGGGCGGTGCGGCGGACACGGGCGGTGCGGCGGACACGGGAGGTGCGGCGGGCACAGTGGGCGCGGCCGTCTGGCCGCCCCCTGCCGAACCACCGGCACACCCCGACGCCGCCTGTTTGCGCCCGATCTCGGCGATCACGGCCTCCCGGTTGGCGATCCGCGCCTGCGACAGGGCGTCCGGGTTGGCGCGCTGGTCCGCGATGAACCGCTCGTTGTTGGCGAGCGCCGTGGCCAGACCGTCGCAGGCGACGGAGGCCTGACTCGTACCGGTCATCACCACGGCCGTCCCCCCGACGAGTACGGTCGCGCCCGCCAGCAGCGCGATCTTCTTCTTCCGGCTGAGCGTTCTCCTGCGTGACACGTGAGGCTCCGTTCGTTTCCTGTCGGTTCCTGTGGCGTCAGATACGAGGCGCGCGCCGGTTCCGCTCAACGCAGGGCGGTGTGCAGTGCGTTACACAGGGCGTCGAGAGCTCCGCCGTACAGCCGCTCGGGCGGCGTCGCGTACCCGACGACCAGCCCGTCCCCCTCCCGCACGCCGCCGCCGCCGACGCCGCCGACACCGCCCGAGCGGGAGACCGCGTCCGGATGCCGGTAACCGCCCAGCCCCTCCACCGCGACCCCGTGCCGTGCCGCCGCCGCGAGCGCCGCGGCCTCCGTCCCCGGTGGCAGCTCCACCACCGCGTGCAGCCCGGCCGCGATCCCCGTCACCCGTACCCCCGGAACGCGTTCGGCGAGGACCGCCACCAGCCGGTCGCGGCGCTCACGGTGGCGCCGGCGCATCCGCCGGACGTGCCGGTCGTACGCGCCGGAGGCGAGGAAGTCGGCGAGCGTGAGCTGCTCGGTGGCGGAGGAGTACGGCTCGCGCTCGCCCTTCGCCGCCAGGACGCCGTCCGTCAGCGCGCCCGGCAGCACCATCCAGCCGATCCGGAGGGTGGGGGAGAGGCTCTTGCTGACGGACCCGATCAGGACCACCCGGTCGGGGGCGAGGCCCTGGAGCGCGCCCACGGGCCGGCGGTCGTAGCGGAACTCCCCGTCGTAGTCGTCCTCCAGGACGAACCCGCCGGTCGCGCGCGCCCAGTCGACGGCGGCCGCGCGCCGCTCGGGGTGCAGCGGCCCGCCGGTCGGGAACTGGTGCGCGGGCGTGAGCAGGACCGCCCGCGGGCCTCGGGGGATCTCGCCCGGCCGCGCCCCGTCCTCGTCGACGGCCACCGGCACGGTACGGATCCCGGCCTCGGCGAGGAGTCCCCGGTGGAAGGGGAGCCCGTACGCCTCCACCGCCCACGGGCCGGGCACGACCCGGGCGAGGAGCCGCAGCGCGTGCGCCGCGCCCGAGCAGACCACGATCCGGTCCTGGCCGGTCCGCACCCCGCGCACCCGCGCCAGATACGCGGCGAGCTCGCGCCGCAGCTCCACCCGGCCCCGTGGATCGCCGATCCCGAAGGCCTCGTGCGGCGCGGCCGTCAGAGCGCGGCGCGCCGAGGCCAGCCAGGCCGTCCGCGGGAAGGCGGCGGGGTCCGGCTTGCCCTGGACCAGGTCGTACGGGAGCGGGCGGGCCGTGTCCCGGGGCGCCCGCTCCGGCTCCGGGGTCGCGACCCGCTCGGCGACCCGCGTCCCCGACCCCTGACGGGAGGTCAGCCACCCCTCGGCGACCAGTTCCGCGTACGCGTCGGCGACCGTGTTGCGGGCGACCCCCAGATCGGCGGCGAGCGAGCGGTACGGCGGCAGTCGCGTCCCCGGGGCCAGCCGCCCGCTCCGTACCGCCTCGCGCAGCGCCCGGATCAGCACGGCGCGCCGGCTGCCCGCCCCGGTCAGCTCCAGATGCAGATCGGCCCCGAGGACCTCGGCGGCGTCGGTCATGCGCCACGCCCCTCGGGGTCGCCGGACGCCGCCAGCACGTCCCGTACTCCGGTGAGGAAACGCCGTACCGCCTCCCGCTCGCCCTCGTCGTACTCCCGCAGCAGCGCCACCGTCCCGTCGATCAGCGGACCGAAGGACGCCCGGCCCAGCTCCTTGGCCCGCTCCTCGACCCGCAGCAGCACGCGGCGCCGGTCACGCTCGTCCCGGACGCGGGCGATGTGGCCGAGCCGTTCGAGGCGGTCGATGACGGCGGTCGTCCCGGCGGAGTTGACGCCGAGCTGCGCGCCGAGCCATCCGGCCGTTGCGTCCGTTCCCGCGCGCTCGGCGTCGAGGAGGCAGATCAGGGCCCGTACGTCCGTGGGGTGCATCCGGTTACGGGCCGCGAACTCGCCCTGCCGCAGGCCGTATTCGACCGTGACCGCGCGCAGCAGATGAAAGATCTGCAGCTCGGAACTCTCCGCCACAGCGTCCAGCCTCCCCTATTATCTCGCTCAACGAGATTATCGCCGAGCGAGTCAATGAACTCCACCGGAAGGCAGAGCCGTCATGTCCCAGGCTTTCCTCGCCGCTTACGACACTGTTCTCGCCAAGTGGCCCGAGGGCACGACCCACTCCGACGTCACCACGCCGCACGGACGCACCCACGTCCACAGCTGCGGCCCGCACGACGCCCCGCCCGTCCTTCTCCTGCCGGGCGGCGGAGCCACCTCGACCGGCTGGTACGGAGCGGCCACCGCACTGGCCCGGACCCACCGCGTCCACGCGGCCGACCTGATCGGCGAACCGGGCCGCAGCGTGCCGGAGCCCGGCCGCCCCCTCCGTACGGCGGACGACCTGACGTCCTGGCTCGACGCGCTGCTGACCGGCCTGAACCTGCCGTCCACGGCCCTCGTCGGCCACTCGTACGGAGCCTGGATCGCCCTCCGGTACGCGCTGCGGGCGCCGGGCCGCGTCGACCGGCTCGTGCTGCTCGACCCGACGAACTGCTTCACCGGCTTCAGCCCGCGCTATGTGCTCCGCGCCCTGCCGATGCTGCTCCGCCCCACTCCGGCCCGGAACCGCTCGTTCCTGGAGTGGGAGACCCGTGGCGCGCCGCTCGACCCCGA harbors:
- a CDS encoding MarR family transcriptional regulator, with product MAESSELQIFHLLRAVTVEYGLRQGEFAARNRMHPTDVRALICLLDAERAGTDATAGWLGAQLGVNSAGTTAVIDRLERLGHIARVRDERDRRRVLLRVEERAKELGRASFGPLIDGTVALLREYDEGEREAVRRFLTGVRDVLAASGDPEGRGA
- a CDS encoding PLP-dependent aminotransferase family protein — protein: MTDAAEVLGADLHLELTGAGSRRAVLIRALREAVRSGRLAPGTRLPPYRSLAADLGVARNTVADAYAELVAEGWLTSRQGSGTRVAERVATPEPERAPRDTARPLPYDLVQGKPDPAAFPRTAWLASARRALTAAPHEAFGIGDPRGRVELRRELAAYLARVRGVRTGQDRIVVCSGAAHALRLLARVVPGPWAVEAYGLPFHRGLLAEAGIRTVPVAVDEDGARPGEIPRGPRAVLLTPAHQFPTGGPLHPERRAAAVDWARATGGFVLEDDYDGEFRYDRRPVGALQGLAPDRVVLIGSVSKSLSPTLRIGWMVLPGALTDGVLAAKGEREPYSSATEQLTLADFLASGAYDRHVRRMRRRHRERRDRLVAVLAERVPGVRVTGIAAGLHAVVELPPGTEAAALAAAARHGVAVEGLGGYRHPDAVSRSGGVGGVGGGGVREGDGLVVGYATPPERLYGGALDALCNALHTALR
- a CDS encoding alpha/beta fold hydrolase — encoded protein: MSQAFLAAYDTVLAKWPEGTTHSDVTTPHGRTHVHSCGPHDAPPVLLLPGGGATSTGWYGAATALARTHRVHAADLIGEPGRSVPEPGRPLRTADDLTSWLDALLTGLNLPSTALVGHSYGAWIALRYALRAPGRVDRLVLLDPTNCFTGFSPRYVLRALPMLLRPTPARNRSFLEWETRGAPLDPDWRELDARTADFPTVRPVTGPRPTSTELSTLKPPTLLLLAERSRAHDIAEVAARARVTVPGVETHTLPGATHHTLPAGSPAETYDHIARFLASA